One genomic region from Terasakiella sp. SH-1 encodes:
- a CDS encoding enoyl-CoA hydratase-related protein encodes MSDLPKLIDAELTVENRIATLTFKRHDVRNALTGTNLIDDIINTIDWVNKAADKVNVLIMTGEGSAFSAGGNVKDMKERAGDFAGDVEECQTRYRQGIQRIPLAMNKCEVPIIAAVNGPAIGAGFDLANMADIRIASSKAKFGETFVNLGIIPGDGGAYFLQRLIGYQKAAELTFTGRVIDAAEAKEIGVVLDVVEPDQLLARAGELAGEMAKKPPQALRFTKRLMKMGQRMELPDFLDLCACFQGICHNSDEHMEAVEKMLELMKK; translated from the coding sequence GTGTCCGACTTACCAAAATTGATTGATGCTGAACTCACTGTTGAAAACCGAATTGCGACCCTGACGTTTAAACGCCATGACGTGCGCAATGCCCTCACCGGGACCAACCTGATTGACGATATCATCAATACGATTGACTGGGTGAACAAGGCGGCAGACAAGGTCAACGTCCTGATCATGACAGGCGAGGGCTCGGCGTTTTCCGCAGGCGGCAATGTCAAGGATATGAAAGAGCGTGCCGGTGATTTTGCCGGCGATGTAGAAGAATGCCAGACCCGTTATCGCCAAGGCATCCAGCGTATCCCGCTGGCGATGAACAAATGCGAAGTCCCCATCATTGCTGCGGTGAACGGCCCCGCCATTGGTGCAGGCTTTGATCTGGCAAATATGGCCGATATTCGCATTGCTTCAAGTAAAGCCAAATTTGGGGAAACCTTTGTCAATCTCGGCATTATCCCCGGTGATGGCGGTGCCTATTTCCTGCAACGCCTTATTGGGTATCAAAAGGCTGCGGAACTGACTTTCACAGGACGGGTCATTGATGCGGCAGAAGCCAAAGAAATCGGCGTGGTGCTTGATGTGGTGGAACCAGACCAACTTCTGGCTCGTGCAGGTGAACTGGCGGGAGAAATGGCGAAAAAACCACCCCAAGCCCTACGCTTTACCAAGCGCCTGATGAAAATGGGCCAACGCATGGAACTCCCCGATTTCCTTGATCTCTGCGCCTGTTTCCAGGGCATATGCCATAATTCCGATGAACATATGGAAGCCGTGGAGAAAATGTTGGAACTGATGAAAAAATAA
- a CDS encoding glutathione S-transferase family protein: MRRLYHLPFDPQSRKVRLLLAEKKLDFSCVIEPVWERRETFLALNPAGEVPVLVEPEGRPIWDDAAICEYLEEVYPTPTLLGMQADQRAEVRRLVAWFDKKFANEVTKNLVGEKLHKRFVTGSTPNSSAIRAGKQNVHYHLDYIGYLTEQRNWLAGDDLSLADITAAAHISCVDYLGDIPWKDHEGAYDWYVRFKSRPAMREILKDTVTGFPASPHYSDLDF; encoded by the coding sequence ATGAGACGTCTTTATCATCTTCCCTTTGATCCACAATCGCGCAAGGTTCGCCTTCTTTTAGCCGAAAAGAAGCTAGACTTTTCCTGCGTGATTGAACCTGTCTGGGAACGGCGTGAAACATTTCTCGCCTTAAACCCTGCAGGTGAAGTGCCTGTTCTGGTGGAACCGGAAGGTCGCCCGATCTGGGATGATGCCGCTATTTGCGAATATCTTGAAGAAGTCTACCCAACACCCACTTTACTGGGCATGCAAGCCGACCAGCGTGCCGAGGTCCGCCGCCTTGTCGCCTGGTTTGATAAGAAATTCGCCAATGAGGTCACTAAAAACCTGGTTGGTGAAAAACTGCATAAACGTTTTGTCACAGGGTCAACCCCCAATTCATCCGCCATTCGTGCCGGTAAACAGAATGTACATTACCATCTGGACTATATCGGGTATCTGACTGAACAGCGCAACTGGCTGGCAGGGGATGATTTATCCTTGGCTGACATTACCGCAGCGGCCCATATTTCCTGTGTGGATTATCTCGGTGATATTCCGTGGAAAGATCACGAAGGGGCCTATGACTGGTATGTGCGCTTTAAATCCCGCCCAGCCATGCGTGAGATCTTAAAAGATACGGTGACAGGCTTCCCCGCCTCACCACATTATTCTGATTTGGATTTTTAG